Proteins encoded in a region of the Zea mays cultivar B73 chromosome 2, Zm-B73-REFERENCE-NAM-5.0, whole genome shotgun sequence genome:
- the LOC103646037 gene encoding SUMO-conjugating enzyme SCE1, which produces MASGGVARARLAEERKSWRRSHPHGFMAKPATLPDGSVNLMLWNCVVPGKQGTDWEGGHFPLTLHFDEDYPSRPPHCKFPAGFFHVNVYNTGSVCLSILGDAWKPSITVRQTLIGIQDLLDNPNPASPAQNLSYVLFTQNMPEYASRVRQQAKRYPSLV; this is translated from the exons ATGGCTTCCGGAGGCGTCGCCCGCGCCCGCCTCGCCGAGGAGCGCAAGTCGTGGCGCAGGAGCCATCCCCAC gGCTTCATGGCCAAGCCGGCGACGCTGCCGGATGGCTCTGTAAATCTCATGCTCTGGAATTGCGTCGTCCCCGGCAAGCAAGGC ACTGATTGGGAGGGTGGTCATTTCCCATTGACCTTGCATTTTGATGAGGACTACCCAAGTCGGCCTCCCCACTGCAAGTTTCCAGCAGGTTTCTTCCATGTCAATGTCTACAACACTGGTTCTGTATGCTTGTCGATCCTTGGCGAC GCATGGAAGCCTTCTATCACAGTGCGGCAGACTCTAATCGGCATCCAGGACCTTCTAGATAATCCAAATCCAGCCTCCCCAGCGCAGAATTTGTCCTACGTGCTCTTTACACAG AATATGCCGGAGTATGCGAGTCGTGTTCGTCAACAGGCCAAGCGTTACCCTTCGCTTGTGTAA